The proteins below are encoded in one region of Neodiprion virginianus isolate iyNeoVirg1 chromosome 7, iyNeoVirg1.1, whole genome shotgun sequence:
- the LOC124308803 gene encoding pancreatic triacylglycerol lipase-like, producing the protein MKTSDAFLLLAIFAFNTIRYTEQSSWNYVVYPNGTVEIIDLSQSPEDSASTLSELKEEVTFNLYTNSNPETEEELYLLDTSTLSKSNFNASNPTRFVVHGWQNSKADQVCTSIRDAYLAVGDYNVIVVDWSAQALSDYVTARTKIVTIGEYIGLMIDFLEAMGSSVEDMIIAGHSLGAHISGVAGRSASNTVGAVVGMDPAGPLFYMVDTFARLKPTDAEFVEVIHTSAGRLGYNGELGDVDYWPNGGWFQRGCGLDIFAMCAHSRSYLYFAESIIQSNNTYTSYACESYSEYEAEACHSASSSIMGGSTLDKTVNGTFYLTTNSAAPFARG; encoded by the exons ATGAAGACGAGCGACGCGTTTCTGCTCCTGGCTATTTTCG CGTTCAACACGATCCGATACACCGAGCAAAGCAGCTGGAATTACGTTGTATACCCAAACGGCACTGTGGAAATAATCGACTTGAGCCAATCACCGGAGGATTCGGCTAGCACCCTGAGCGAGCTGAAGGAAGAGGTTACATTCAACCTCTACACGAATTCGAACCCGGAGACAGAGGAGGAGTTGTACCTTCTCGACACCTCAACCCTTTCCAAAAGCAATTTCAACGCCAGCAATCCGACACGCTTCGTGGTCCACGGGTGGCAAAATTCAAAGGCAGACCAAGTCTGCACGTCGATCCGTGATG CATACCTCGCTGTTGGCGATTACAACGTTATCGTTGTGGATTGGAGCGCTCAAGCGCTTTCGGACTACGTTACCGCCCGCACAAAGATCGTGACGATTGGGGAATACATAGGGCTGATGATCGACTTCCTGGAGGCGATGGGATCCAGCGTGGAAGACATGATAATCGCTGGACATTCTCTCGGAGCTCACATATCCGGCGTGGCGGGAAGATCGGCGAGCAACACCGTGGGCGCAGTTGTTg GCATGGATCCTGCCGGTCCGCTTTTTTACATGGTGGACACGTTCGCACGTTTGAAACCAACGGACGCCGAATTCGTCGAGGTGATTCACACGAGCGCCGGGCGTCTTGGTTACAACGGAGAACTTGGCGACGTGGATTATTGGCCGAACGGCGGTTGGTTTCAGCGAGGATGCGGCCTTGATATTTTCGCAATGTGCGCCCACTCGCGTTCTTACTTGTACTTCGCCGAGTCGATCATCCAGAGTAACAACACCTACACTTCCTACGCCTGCGAAAGCTACTCCGAATACGAGGCCGAAGCTTGCCACTCCGCAAGCTCTTCAATAATGGGCGGATCTACCCTGGACAAAACAGTAAACGGCACCTTTTACCTAACGACAAATTCTGCAGCCCCGTTTGCCAGAGGTTGA
- the LOC124308804 gene encoding pancreatic lipase-related protein 3-like — MKAGNAVLLLAAFVFNVIPDTEQANWTYVYYPNGTIEDVDLTTEPVDLNHTETELDADVLFYLYTYDNQSTPVELHVNNSETLSSSNFNASNPTIVVIHGWQNTYESDMPTTVRDAYLETGDYNVIVVDWSTYSTGSYIYARRNIVSVGIYVAEMIDYLEEAGSLDTSMLTVVGYSLGAHIGGEACRSASSNVSNLMALDPAGPLFYFTNTEARMTSEDAEFVEVIHTSAGRLGYNGKLGDADYWPNGGLKQRGCGADIFATCAHSRAYLYFAESLHENEFVARECSSYLKYRLGLCSLKSKSTMGGSVLATYSTGKHFLRTNKKSPFYRG; from the exons atgaagGCTGGCAATGCCGTCCTTCTCCTGGCTGCTTTTG TGTTCAACGTCATTCCTGACACGGAACAAGCCAATTGGACTTACGTTTACTATCCAAACGGAACGATTGAGGATGTGGACCTAACAACAGAACCGGTAGACTTGAACCACACTGAGACTGAGCTGGACGCCGATGTCTTGTTCTATCTTTACACCTATGACAATCAGTCGACGCCGGTAGAATTACACGTGAACAACAGCGAGACTCTTTCATCGAGTAATTTCAACGCTAGCAATCCAACAATTGTTGTTATCCACGGATGGCAAAACACCTACGAAAGCGACATGCCCACAACGGTTCGCGACG CCTACCTCGAGACCGGCGACTACAACGTCATCGTCGTAGACTGGAGCACCTATTCCACCGGGAGCTACATCTACGCTCGTAGAAACATCGTCAGTGTTGGTATATACGTAGCAGAAATGATCGACTACCTCGAGGAAGCGGGATCTTTGGATACGAGTATGCTGACCGTCGTTGGATACAGTCTTGGCGCTCATATCGGTGGTGAAGCCTGCCGATCGGCATCTTCCAACGTCTCGAATCTCATGG CTCTAGACCCGGCCGGTCCTCTGTTCTACTTTACGAACACCGAAGCAAGGATGACTTCGGAGGACGCCGAGTTCGTGGAGGTGATCCACACGAGCGCCGGACGTCTTGGTTACAACGGAAAGCTGGGTGACGCCGATTATTGGCCAAACGGTGGATTGAAGCAAAGAGGCTGCGGCGCTGACATTTTTGCCACTTGTGCTCACAGTCGGGCTTATTTGTACTTCGCCGAGTCGCTTCACGAGAATGAATTCGTTGCGAGAGAATGCAGCAGTTACTTAAAGTACAGACTCGGCCTATGCAGTTTGAAGAGCAAAAGCACCATGGGCGGAAGTGTGCTCGCCACATACTCGACCGGCAAGCACTTCCTCAGGACAAATAAGAAGTCGCCGTTCTACAGAGGTTAA
- the LOC124308802 gene encoding pancreatic triacylglycerol lipase-like: MRLITFLGIVLLTVAFVEPGVVHREIYDDDTSTIVPDTDRFYQEDEDGNLREITDDEDDDESLTQTKSILPERVFFHLYTKANRESSQEIYIGDDDALANSNWDSKRPTRIITHGWINSYKSIICTKIRDAYQAEGDYNLILVDWSTITYRLYGFARRRVCMVGEYIAEMIDYLETKGMNVTELIVIGHSLGGHVAGLAARHATKTVGYVIALDPALPFFWFSGPENRLSRNDAAYVQVIHTSAGLLGFEEAIGDIDFYPNGGSSQNGCILDAVKICAHARSWMYFAESIVSKVGFHGRLCESWKMFKKGRCTSTTTTYMGGSTPTTETKSGSYYLETGSSSTYALGVI, translated from the exons ATGAGGCTGATTACTTTCCTGGGAATAGTTTTGCTCACGGTTGCCTTCG TTGAACCGGGGGTCGTTCACCGGGAAATTTACGATGATGATACCTCGACCATCGTACCGGATACCGATCGCTTTTACCAGGAGGATGAGGATGGAAATTTGAGGGAGATAACcgacgacgaagacgacgacgagtCCCTTACGCAAACGAAAAGTATACTACCGGAACGGGTGTTCTTCCATTTATACACCAAGGCGAACCGGGAGTCATCGCAGGAGATTTATATCGGAGACGACGATGCTCTCGCTAACAGTAACTGGGACTCGAAGAGGCCAACTCGCATCATAACTCACGGATGGATAAATTCTTACAAAAGTATCATATGTACCAAGATTCGTGACG CCTACCAGGCCGAGGGTGACTACAACCTCATTCTTGTCGACTGGTCGACGATTACCTACAGGCTTTACGGATTTGCGAGAAGACGTGTCTGCATGGTGGGTGAATACATTGCTGAGATGATAGACTACCTTGAGACAAAAGGAATGAACGTTACGGAGCTAATCGTGATCGGACATTCGCTTGGAGGCCACGTTGCTGGTCTTGCCGCTCGCCACGCGACGAAAACAGTCGGCTATGTTATCG CTCTCGATCCGGCTCTTCCATTCTTCTGGTTCTCCGGCCCGGAGAATCGACTTAGTCGTAATGACGCGGCCTATGTTCAGGTTATCCACACCAGCGCTGGTTTGCTGGGCTTCGAGGAGGCAATTGGCGACATCGACTTTTATCCGAACGGTGGATCCAGTCAGAACGGATGCATCCTTGACGCCGTAAAAATATGCGCGCATGCTCGGTCCTGGATGTACTTTGCCGAGTCCATAGTCAGCAAGGTCGGTTTCCACGGAAGGCTCTGCGAGAGCTGGAAGATGTTCAAAAAGGGACGATGCACCTCGACCACCACGACCTACATGGGTGGCAGTACTCCAACCACCGAAACCAAATCAGGATCGTACTACCTCGAGACCGGAAGCTCATCGACTTACGCTCTGGGCGTGATATAG
- the LOC124308801 gene encoding pancreatic triacylglycerol lipase-like, with translation MKLISLLGIILLTVAFVQSGIVRRDTDTDTDDFDDEDDSEEVVWDEDTWYEEDEDGNLIEITDELGSNETLEETELLLPEKVFFHLYTLDNPSSSQEIYIGDDETLASSNWNSSKLTRIITHGWVNSKNSEACTLIRDAYLSEGDYNIIVVDWSKISKQLYGFARRRVYMVGGYVAKLIDYLETKGMDVSELIVIGHSLGGHIAGLTALQATNTVGYVIALDPALPYFWFSSSGSRVAKGDAAYVQVIHTNGGLLGIDDAIGDIDFYPNGGSSQNGCIVDAAGSCSHARAYKYMAESITSDVGFWGRLCKSWRRFRYGRCSSTTTTYMGGSTPTTETDSGSYYLRTARSSPYALGEI, from the exons atGAAGCTTATTTCCCTTTTGGGAATAATTTTGCTCACTGTTGCCTTCG TGCAATCGGGAATCGTTCGCCGCGACACCGACACCGACACCGATGACTTTGACGACGAAGATGATTCTGAAGAGGTTGTTTGGGACGAAGATACATGGTACGAGGAAGATGAGGATGGAAACCTGATTGAAATAACCGACGAACTTGGCAGCAATGAGACCCTTGAAGAAACGGAACTTCTCCTACCGGAAAAAGTATTCTTCCATTTGTACACGTTGGACAACCCTAGCTCATCTCAGGAGATCTACATCGGAGACGATGAAACGCTTGCCAGCAGCAATTGGAACTCCAGCAAACTAACTCGCATCATAACTCACGGATGGGTAAACTCGAAAAACAGTGAAGCGTGCACCCTTATCCGTGATG CCTACCTGTCCGAGGGTGACTACAACATCATCGTCGTCGACTGGTCGAAGATATCGAAGCAGCTTTATGGGTTCGCGAGAAGACGCGTCTACATGGTGGGTGGATATGTTGCAAAGCTGATTGACTACCTGGAGACCAAGGGAATGGACGTTTCCGAGCTGATCGTCATCGGCCACTCCCTTGGCGGCCACATTGCTGGTCTCACGGCTCTTCAGGCGACGAACACGGTCGGCTATGTTATCG CCCTCGACCCGGCTCTTCCATACTTCTGGTTCTCGAGCTCAGGCAGCCGAGTTGCTAAGGGTGACGCGGCCTACGTTCAGGTTATCCACACCAACGGTGGTTTGCTGGGTATCGACGACGCTATTGGTGATATCGACTTCTACCCTAACGGTGGATCCAGTCAGAATGGCTGCATCGTCGACGCCGCCGGTTCATGCTCGCATGCCCGAGCCTACAAGTACATGGCCGAGTCTATAACCAGTGACGTCGGCTTCTGGGGACGGCTTTGCAAGAGCTGGAGGAGGTTTAGATACGGACGTTGCAGCTCTACCACCACAACCTACATGGGCGGCAGTACACCAACCACTGAAACTGATTCTGGATCCTACTACTTGCGAACTGCGAGGTCCTCGCCTTACGCCCTGGGAGAAATATAA